A stretch of the Fusobacterium varium genome encodes the following:
- a CDS encoding putative ADP-heptose:LPS heptosyltransferase: MKKKYYLKKSYIKNLLNMYITRFFLILFFKKRENPENILIKISDGIGDVVIRSRLSEKLIERFGKDKVYFLMQENYKQLGEILGYKVIGISKSEKYNLLKRIRKFFEINKLGIKRFINLEYTNDSVVGNIIAEEKIGVLDTDPAVEIYNKFYTKVIRLNRNEKILNQIKIIGENILDRNLRADELIPDLKVGKNSKNEGIVIAVGSTSREKVCSPYMMLEYIKEIKKEFPEEKIYLVGNGKLQLEYAEYLMGNLKEFKMENLVNKTNLKEVFKIIAESRLFIGFDSGLYNYSYSLRKKTIALFKDLSSPFKHEADWVKVLGPEKERIDNVEDENYPNREINNISIETLKKALEGMKEYEKQSNI; encoded by the coding sequence ATGAAGAAAAAATATTATTTGAAAAAGTCATATATAAAAAATCTATTAAATATGTATATAACAAGATTTTTCTTAATTTTATTTTTTAAAAAGAGGGAGAATCCAGAAAATATTTTAATAAAAATTTCTGATGGAATAGGAGATGTAGTAATAAGAAGTAGATTATCAGAAAAATTAATAGAAAGATTTGGAAAAGATAAGGTTTATTTTTTAATGCAGGAAAACTATAAACAATTAGGAGAAATATTAGGATATAAAGTAATTGGAATTTCAAAATCAGAAAAATATAATTTATTAAAAAGAATCAGAAAATTCTTTGAAATAAATAAATTAGGAATAAAAAGATTTATAAATCTTGAATATACAAATGATAGTGTAGTAGGAAATATAATAGCTGAAGAAAAAATAGGAGTTTTGGATACAGATCCAGCAGTAGAAATTTATAATAAATTTTATACAAAGGTAATTAGGTTGAATAGAAATGAAAAAATATTAAATCAAATAAAGATTATAGGGGAAAATATACTGGACAGGAATTTGAGAGCAGATGAGTTAATTCCAGATTTAAAAGTGGGTAAAAACTCAAAAAATGAAGGAATAGTTATAGCAGTGGGCTCAACTTCACGAGAGAAAGTATGTAGCCCATACATGATGCTGGAATATATAAAAGAAATAAAAAAAGAGTTTCCAGAAGAAAAAATATATTTAGTGGGAAATGGTAAATTACAGTTAGAATATGCAGAATATTTAATGGGAAATTTAAAAGAATTTAAAATGGAAAATTTGGTGAATAAAACAAATTTAAAAGAAGTGTTTAAAATAATAGCAGAATCTAGATTATTTATAGGGTTTGATTCAGGATTGTATAATTATAGCTATTCATTGAGAAAAAAAACAATAGCATTATTTAAAGATTTAAGTAGTCCATTTAAACATGAAGCAGATTGGGTAAAAGTTTTAGGACCAGAAAAAGAGAGAATAGATAATGTTGAAGATGAAAATTATCCAAATAGAGAAATAAATAATATATCAATAGAAACTTTAAAAAAAGCTTTGGAAGGAATGAAAGAATATGAAAAACAAAGTAATATTTAG
- a CDS encoding putative O-antigen ligase, translating into MFVKLKINEIINKVLNLIIMLYPFFLIRRNGTDSLIHTIVILTFIYCIKNKKINLKKENKKIYILFIVSFSFILTSLIGNSFGEHTIEHLNDYFFNLLLLFSIFQIKINYKTIFEIEKVFYCSLILPIMIISTILIETRFDFVRVSGFWNISTYSFMIGLSTIISLYLVMYCKKYKYLILMPFLYGMVLFSGTRMVWLVTFILTIFVLLISKNKKIYLGLTLILIIIMGIFFKIKDDNPIKYRIKTIAHIKTEHSSSTRLYMYKEAFEQFLIKPINGNGFSSYGIIGQKRHKEEMENKNLQDYWKKMEAYGFTRYHSHSNFFELLCGTGIVGTISFYISNLYLFYILIKNRIKNNKKVMCDIGILTFLFYHMYGISDVTLYMGRVTEIYFFVTGVIISFIINEKGLIKNGKK; encoded by the coding sequence ATGTTTGTAAAATTAAAAATTAATGAAATAATAAATAAAGTTTTAAATCTAATAATTATGCTGTATCCCTTTTTTTTGATTAGAAGAAATGGAACAGATTCGCTAATTCATACAATAGTAATACTGACTTTTATATATTGTATAAAAAATAAAAAAATTAATTTAAAAAAAGAGAATAAGAAAATATATATTTTGTTTATAGTATCATTTTCTTTTATTTTAACTAGCTTAATTGGAAATTCTTTTGGTGAACATACTATTGAACATTTGAATGATTATTTTTTTAATTTATTATTGTTATTTTCAATATTTCAAATTAAAATTAATTATAAAACTATATTTGAAATTGAAAAAGTTTTCTATTGTTCATTAATTTTACCAATAATGATAATATCAACAATATTAATTGAAACAAGATTTGATTTTGTGAGAGTTTCAGGTTTTTGGAATATATCAACTTATTCATTTATGATAGGACTTTCAACAATTATTTCATTATATTTAGTAATGTATTGTAAAAAATATAAATATTTAATTTTGATGCCATTTTTATATGGAATGGTTTTATTCAGTGGCACTAGAATGGTATGGTTAGTAACTTTTATATTGACAATTTTTGTACTTCTAATTTCTAAAAATAAAAAAATTTATTTAGGATTAACTTTAATTTTAATAATAATAATGGGAATTTTTTTTAAAATTAAAGATGATAATCCAATAAAATATAGGATAAAAACAATAGCACATATAAAAACTGAACATAGTAGCAGTACAAGATTGTATATGTATAAAGAAGCTTTTGAACAATTTTTAATAAAACCTATAAATGGTAATGGTTTTTCTAGTTATGGCATAATTGGACAAAAACGTCATAAAGAAGAAATGGAAAATAAAAATTTACAAGATTATTGGAAAAAAATGGAAGCATATGGATTTACTAGATATCATAGTCATAGTAATTTTTTTGAACTTTTATGTGGAACAGGAATAGTAGGAACTATAAGTTTTTATATTTCAAATTTATATCTATTTTATATCCTTATAAAAAATAGAATAAAAAATAATAAAAAGGTAATGTGTGATATAGGAATATTAACATTTTTGTTTTATCATATGTATGGAATTTCAGATGTGACATTATATATGGGAAGAGTAACTGAAATTTATTTTTTTGTTACTGGGGTTATAATTAGTTTTATTATAAATGAAAAAGGATTGATAAAAAATGGAAAAAAATAA